Part of the Leifsonia soli genome is shown below.
TGTACTTGAAGAGTCTGACGCTCAAGGGCTTCAAGTCGTTCGCGCAGCCGACGACGTTCGCCTTCGAGCCGGGCGTCACCTGCGTCGTCGGCCCCAACGGCTCCGGTAAGTCGAACGTGGTCGACGCGCTCGCCTGGGTGATGGGCGAGCAGGGCGCCAAGACGCTCCGCGGCGGCAAGATGGAGGACGTCATCTTCGCCGGGACGGCCACGCGCGGTCCGCTCGGCCGGGCCGAGGTGCAGCTGACCATCGACAACGCCGACGGAGCGCTGCCGATCGAGTACTCCGAGGTGACCATCTCGCGCACTCTGTTCCGCAACGGCGGCAGCGAGTACGCGATCAACGGGCAGTCCTGCCGGCTGCTGGATGTGCAGGAGCTGCTGAGCGACTCCGGTCTCGGCCGCGAGATGCACGTCATCGTCGGCCAGGGTCAGCTCGACGCCGTGCTGCACGCCAGCCCGGAGGACCGGCGGGGTTTCATCGAGGAGGCGGCCGGCATCCTGAAGCACCGCCGCCGCAAGGAGAAGACCCTCCGCAAGCTGGAGGCCATGCAGACCAACCTGACCCGGCTCAGCGACCTGGCGGGGGAGGTGCGCCGTCAGCTCAAGCCCCTCGGGCACCAGGCGGAGATCGCGCGCGAGGCGCAGTCGATTGCCGCCGTCGTGCGGGATGCGCGAGCGCGGCTGCTCGCCGACGAGGTCGTCACCCTGCGCCGCACGCTCGACGATCACGGCCGCACGGAGTCCGAGCGGCACAGCGAGCAGATCGTGCTGCAGGAGCAGCTGGAGCAGAAGCAGCTGCGCCGCACCCGGCTGGAGCAGGCGCTCGTGGGCGACGCGGTGGACACGGCGCGCAGCACCGCGTTCGCGCTGGAGTCGGTGCAGGAGCGGCTGCGCGGTCTGTTCACCCTCGCCAACCAGCGGGTGGCGTTGCTGGGCAGCCAGGGCGACGCGCCCGATGCGAGCCCGAGCGTGACCCCGCAGAACGTGCAGGACGCCCGTGACGAGGTCGATCGCCTCCGCGGCGTCGTCGTCGAGGCGGAGGCCGCGTGGACGGCGGCGCAGGCGGCGACGCGGAGCGCCCGGTCCCGCCTGGATGCGGTGGACGAGGAGATCGCGGCGCAGAGCGCGCTGGTCTCCCGTCACGACCTGGAGATCTCGAAGCTGAACGGCCAGGCCGACGCGGCCGCGCAGCGGCTGGCGGCCGTCCGCGGCGAGGTGCTGCGGCAGCAGAACGCGCTGGACGCCGCGACCGAGCGCCGCGAACGCGCCCGCGCCGAGTTCGCCGCCCGCGAGGCGGAGGCCGCGACCGCGGATGTCGGCGAGGGCGACCTCGACGAGGCGTACGAGCTGGCGCAGGCGACCGTCTTCGAGGCGGAGGGCGAGATCGAGCGGCTCCGGGAGGAGCTGCACACGCTGGAGCGCGAACGCGACGCCCTCGCGGCGCGGGTCAGCGCCCTCTCGCTCGCGCTGGACCAGAAGGACGGATCCTCGGCCCTCGTCGCCGCGCGCCTCCCGGGGGTGCGCGGGCTCGTGGCCGAGCACATCCGCGTCCATCCCGGGTACGAAGCGGCCATCGCCGCCGCCCTCGGCACGCTCGCCGACGCCGTGCTCGCCGACGACCGGGATGCGGCCGTCGCCGCGGTGACGCACGCGGCGGCCGACGACCTCGGGAGGGTCGAGGTCGTCATCGCCGACGCACCGGCCGCCACCGTCGATCTCGGCGGCATCGCCGGCGTCGTTCCGGCGACGAGTGTGGTGGATGCGCCGGACGGCGTCCGCGGCATCCTCGCCTTCACCGCCATCGCCGACGACCTGGATTCCGCCCGCCGAGCGTTCGCAGCCTTCGGCGGCCGGTCCGCCGGCGGGCCGATCACGATCATCACGACCTCCGGCGACGTGCTCACCGAGCATGTGCTGCGCGGCGGGTCCGGCGCGAAGCAGAGCCGCATCGAGCTCATCGCCGACCGCGACGCCGCGCAGGAGCGTCTCACCGAGGTCACCTCGCTGATCGACCGCGCGAAGTTCGCCCTCGCCGAGCAGCGCGGCGTTCTGCAGGTCGCCAAGGAGCAGTCGCAGGCCGCGCTCGCCACCTTGCGGGAGTTCGACGCCAAGCTGGCGGCGCAGACCGAGCAGGTGAATCGGCTCAAGGTGCAGCTGGAGGCCTCGCAGGCCGAGTTCGACCGGCTCAGCCGGGCGCTCGAGCAGGCGGGCGAGCGCGTCTCCGAGGCCGAGCAGGCAGCGGAGAAGGCGAAGTCGGAGCTGGAGGCGGCGCGCTCGCGTCCGCGTCCCATCCTCGACGTCAGCGCGCGCGACGCCCTGTCGACCGAGCTGGACGCCGCCCGCGAGGCCGAGGTCGAGGCACGCCTGGCGGTCGAGACGGCGAAGGAGCGTGTCCGCGCGGAGGAGGCCCGCGGGGTGGCGCTCGCCCGGCGGCTGGAAGCCGAGCGCGCCGCCGCCGAGGAGGCGGCCCGGCGCGCCGTCATCCGCCGTCGCCAGCTGGATGCGGCCGAGAGCGTCATCGCGGCCCTCCCGGCCGTCCTCGCGTCCATCGACCGCTCCGTCGCCCAGGCGCGGCTGGAGCTCGCGACGGCGGAGGCCGAGCGCGCCAGCCGCAACGACGAGCTGTCGACCCTGCGGCGCGATGAGGACGCGGTGCGCCAGAGGCTGCAGGCGATCACCGAGTCGGTGCACGGCCTGGAGCTGCAGATCTATGAGAAGAAGCTGCACCTCTCGAGCCTGCTGGAGCGGGCGGGCAGCGAGCTGGGGCTGGTCGAGGATGTGCTGGTGGCCGAGTACGGGCCGGAGGTGCCCGTTCCCGTGGACCTGGCGCGCGACGAGGTGCGCGAGCCGGACGCCGAGGTCGAGACCGTCCCCTTCTCACGCGAGCAGCAGCAGAAGCGCCTGGCCGCGGCGGAGCGCAAGCTGTCGCAGCTCGGCCGGGTGAATCCGCTCGCCCTCGAGGAGTTCGCCGCGCTGGAGCAGCGCCACAAGTTCCTCACAGAGCAGCTCACCGACCTCACGAACACCCGCAAGGACCTGCTGACCATCATCGAGGACATCGACGAGCGGATGCAGACCATCTTCGAGTCGGCGTTCGCCGACACCGAGGAGGCATTCAAGCGGGTCTTCCCGATCCTGTTCCCGGGCGGGCAGGGCAGCATCAGCCTGACCAACCCCGACGACCTGCTGACGACCGGCATCGAGGTGTCGGTGAAGCCGGCGGGCAAGAAGATCGAGCGGCTCTCGCTGCTCTCCGGCGGCGAGCGGTCCCTGGCGGCCGTTGCGCTCCTGATCGCGATCTTCAAGGCGCGGCCCAGCCCGTTCTACATCATGGACGAGGTGGAGGCGGCGCTCGACGACGCCAACCTGGGCCGCCTGCTCACGATCTTCGAGGACCTCCGCGAGAGCAGCCAGCTGATCGTCATCACCCACCAGAAGCGCACGATGGAGATCGCGGACGCCCTGTACGGCGTCTCGATGCGCCAGGACGGCGTCTCCGCGGTCGTCGGCCAGCGCGTCGCGCAGGAGAAGGCGAGCTAGGGCCCGTCGGGAGCCGTCACTCCCCGGCCACGGCTTCGATCGCGGCGACCTTCTCGTCCAGCCCGGCGAGGAGCCCCTCGGCCCGCTGGTCGCACTCGGCGGCCAGCACGGCGATCCCGGCGGCCGCCGACGCGCTGAGACGCCTGGCGTCGGCCCGGACGCGCAGATGGCGGGCCAGGAGGACGAGGTCGCGATGATCGCCGAGCGCATCCTGCACCGTCTTCGCCGCCGCGGCGATCCGCACGGCCTCCCGGCCCAGGTCGTCGACGACGGCCTCCGCCGCGTACCGCAGCCGGCGCGCCGCCTTCCGGGTCTCGTGCCGCTGCTCGAGGCTCTCGCCGGAGCTTCTCCGCACCCGGCGGGCGGCTTTCGCCAGTCCCTTCCTGGCGACCCGTCGCGGGTGCCTCCGCCCGGGCTTCGCCAGCGGGGGAGCGGCGGCGAACCGCTGCAGATCCGCGAGCAGCGTGCGGTGCGCCCGGCTGCGCAGGTGCCGCAGCAGCTCCGCGTGCGCACGCTCGTGCTCGGCGCGGGCCTCCGCGGCGATGGCCTCGACCGCATCCACCAGCTCCGGCGCCGACTCCGCGCCGAGCAGACCCTCGAGGTCGCGAGCGCGCACCTCGGCGTCGCGCACCCGGCCGAGCCGCTCGCCGAGCCCGGTCAACCGCCCGCGCATCGCGCGCTGCGCCTCCCGGTCGAACGCCGGCCGGTACACGCTCAGGATGCTGCGCAGCCGCCGGACGCCCGTGCGCGCCTGGTGCACGGCATCCTCCCCGCCGGTCTCGATCGCGACCAGCTGCTCCGCCAGCTCCGCCGAGACCCCCACGAGCGCGTACATGAGCACACCGTACAACCGCGGCTAGTCTGAGTGTCATGGCTGACCGCACCCCCTGGTCTCTGTCGAACGCCCTGCGCGGGCTGTTCGCCAAGAAGACCATCGACGACGACACCTGGGACGACCTCGAGACGGCGCTCATCACGGCCGACTTCGGTCCGGACGTGACCGAGGCCGTGGTCGACGACCTGCGCGCGAAGGTGGAGCGGTACCACACCACCGACCCGGCGGATCTGCAGCGGATGCTGCGCGAGACGCTCGAGGAGCGGCTGTCGAAGCTCGACACCACGCTGAAGCTGAGCGAGCGGCCGGCGATCGTCCTGGTCGTCGGGGTCAACGGCGTCGGCAAGACGACCACGATCGGCAAGTTCGCGAAGTTCCTGCGGACCTACGACCGCTCGGTCGTCGTCGGCGCGGCCGACACCTTCCGTGCCGCCGCCGTCGAGCAGCTGGCGACCTGGGCCGAGCGCGCGGGAGCCGAGATCGTCCGGCCGCAGCAGCAGGGACAGGACCCGGCATCCGTGGCCTTCCAGACCGTCGAGAAGGCCAAGCGCGACGGCACCGAGATCGTCATCATCGACACGGCGGGCCGCCTGCAGACCAAGGGCGGCCTGATGGACGAGCTCTCCAAGATCAAGCGCGTCGTCGAGAAGCAGGCCCCGATCGCCGAAGTGCTGCTCGTCCTCGACGCGACGACGGGTCAGAACGGACTGGCGCAGGCGGAGGCCTTCCTCGAGCACGCGGGCGTGACCGGGCTGGTGCTGACGAAGCTGGACGGCTCCGCGAAGGGCGGGTTCGTGCTCGCGGTGCAGGAGCGCACCGGCATCCCGATCAAGCTCGTCGGCCAGGGCGAGGGCATCAACGACCTCACCGGCTTCACGCCGCACGTCTTCGCACAGCAGCTGGTCGGATAGGGAGGCGCGGCATGGCGATCGAGCACGACTTCTTCGGCCTCATCGACGAGACGGCGAGCGGCGGACTCGCATGGGACGACACCGTCGAGCTGGGCGACCAGACCGTCGAGGTCGAGCTCCTGGCCGACGACGAGAGCAGCGTCCCGGAGTTCGCCCTGGACTCGGCGGCAGCACTCATCCAGGCGCTGGAAGGCTTCGACGCCCGCGCCCGCGACGCGCTCATCGCCGAACTGAGCTCCCGGCAGTCCGCCACCTCCAGCTACATCGACGACCACGTCGAGAAGCTGGGCGACAGCCTCGTCGATCTGCTGGTCTACAACTCGGGCGACATCGCGATCGATGTGCTGCGGTCCCTCCAGCTGATGAGCGTCGTCATCCAGGCCGACCACTCCGACGAGGACGAGGTGTTCGCGACGTTCGACTACTCGATCGCCCCGGACGAGACGGATGCGCTGCTCACGGTCGCCTTCGACATCCGCGGCGATGTCGTCTCGGTCGAGACGTCGGGCGACTGACGGGCGCTCACGACGCTCAGCCATCGTCGCCCGGTAGAATGACGGGATCATGGCTACTTTCGGCACGCTCTCCGACCGTCTTGCGGACACCTTCAAGAATCTGCGCACCAAGGGCAAGCTGTCGCCGGCGGACGTCGACGGCACCGTGCGCGAGATCCGCCGCGCCCTGCTCGACGCCGACGTGGCGCTCCCGGTGGTCAAGGACTTCACCGCCAGGGTGCGCGAGCGCGCGCTGAGCGACGAGGTCAACAAGGCTCTCAACCCGGCTCAGCAGGTCGTGCAGATCGTCAACGAGGAGCTCGTCGGCATCCTGGGCGGCCAGCAGCGCCGGCTGCAGTTCGCGAAGCGGCCCCCGACGGTCATCATGCTCGCCGGCCTCCAGGGCGCCGGAAAGACGACGCTCGCCGGCAAGCTCGGCAAGTGGCTGGTGAAGGACGGGCACACCCCGCTGCTGGTCGCCGCCGACCTTCAGCGCCCCAACGCCGTGACCCAGCTGCAGATCGTCGGAGAGCAGGCCGGCGTCCCGGTCTTCGCGCCGGAGCCGGGCAACGGCGTCGGCAACCCGGTGAAGGTGGCGAAGGACGCCCTGAAGTTCGCCGAGACCAAGCAGTACGACACGGTCGTCATCGACACGGCCGGCCGTCTCGGCGTCGACGCCGAGCTGATGAAGCAGGCGGCCGACATCCGCAAGGCGACCGACCCCGACGAGGTGCTGTTCGTCATCGACGCCATGATCGGTCAGGACGCGGTGGCGACCGCCAAGGCGTTCCAGGACGGCGTCGACTTCACCGGCGTGGTGCTCTCGAAGCTCGACGGCGACGCCCGTGGCGGTGCGGCGCTGTCGGTGGCCTCCGTCACCGGCCGTCCGATCATCTTCGCCTCCACCGGTGAGAACCTCGACGACTTCGAGCCGTTCCACCCGGACCGCATGGCGTCGCGCATCCTCGATCTCGGTGACATCCTCACGCTGATCGAGCAGGCCCAGCAGGCCTTCGACGAGGATGAGGCGCGCAAGGTCGCCGAGAAGTTCGCGACCGACTCCTTCACCCTCGACGACTTCCTCAAGCAGATGCAGCAGCTGCGCAACATGGGGTCGATCAAGAAGATGATGGGCATGCTGCCCGGCGCCGGCCAGATGAAGCAGCAGCTCGACCAGTTCGACGAGCGCGAGATCGTGCGGACGGAGGCCATCATCCAGTCGATGACGAAGGCCGAGCGCACCAACCCGAAGCTGCTCAACGGCTCCCGCCGGCTCCGCATCGCGAAGGGCTCCGGCTCGACGGTCACCGAGGTGAACCAGCTCGTCAACCGCTTCGAGCAGGCCGCGAAGATGATGAAGACGGTCGCGAAGGGCGGTGTGCCGAACGTCCCGGGCATGGGGCCCATCCCCGGAGCCTCGTACGCCGGCCGCAAGCAGCAGAAGAACAAGAAGAAGGGCTCGCGCTCCGGAAACCCGGCCAAGCGGGCGGCGGAGAACGCCGCCCTGGCGGCCGGCGTCACGACCGGCGGCGCGTCGCCGAGCGGCAGCGGGTTCGGCCTCGGCGGCGGTGCTGCTGCTGCGCCGCAGGGAGCGCCGGCGGGCGGGCCGTCCGAAGAGGAGCTGGCCGCGCTGCAGAAGTTCCTCGGCCGCTGATCCGCGGCGGACCGGAGGAGTTCCGCCCGGTCGCGTGCCCCGGCCGGCCGGCGGTTACAGCGCCAGGTTGAGCGGTTGGAGCTTCGACTCGATGGTCCGGGCGACGACCTTCTGACCGGCCGCGTTCGGGTGGATGCCGTCCGCCTGCAGCAGCTCCGGGTGCCCGACGAGCGGGAAGCCGATGTCGAGCCAGGTGCCGTCGACCCCGCGCACAGCGTCCCCGACGATCTCGTCGACGCGGGTCATGGTCGCGGGGGGCTGGTCCGAGCCCCAGACCCCGGTGATGCCGACGATCGTGGCCTCCGGGAAGCGCTCGCGGAGTTCGCGCAGCATCCGGTCGGCGTTCGCGGTCACGGCGGCCGGGTCCTGCTCGCGGTCGTTGCGCGTCGCGGCGAGCAGGATCACCTGCGGATGGAGGCGGAGCGCCGCATCGACCTGCTGACGGTAGGTCGTGCCGTTCCACCCCGGCTTGACGAAGCCGGAGCCCGACACCGCGAGGTCGGTGAGCTGCCAGCCATGTGCCTCCGAGACGAGGGCGGGCCACGCCTGATCGGCCGTGACGCCCTTTCCGAACGCGATCGAGTCGCCGATCGCGACCGCGTCGACGACGCCGGAGGCGTCGCGCGCCGCACTGCCCGCTGCGGGTGCGGCGACTGCGGTCGCCTGGGCAGCGGCGGGCCGGGCAGACGGTGCGGAGGTGCAACCGGCGAGGGCCATCAGTGCCACCGTGAGTGCCGCGGGCGCGAGCAGGGGGAGCCGGGTCCTGAGCGGGCGCGAGCGGCGTCGGGTGAGGGTGCGCACGGGTGCGAGGGTAAACGGTCTCAGCTGCGAGTACGCTGTGTGCCGCTTTTGGGCGTGTCGGAACGGTGGTAGCCGGAGTTCAGACTTTCAGCTTGTCCGCGACCACCGCCGCGATCGCCTGCTGACCCGGCAGGGTGGGGTGCTCGTCGTCGTCCTGCACGAGCCCCGCCTTGCCCCGATAGGGCTGCCCCAGATCGAGCCAGGTGCCGCCCGCGGCGATGACCGCCTGTCGCAGTGCGTCGTCTCCGCCGGCGAGCTCGTCGTCCCCGGCCTGGCCGCTGAGTGCGTTGAACCCCGCGATGCGGGCATCGGGCAGCGCCGATGCGAGACGGTCGACCGTCGAATGGATGGCGGCGCTCAGCTCGGCGGGGTCGGTGCCGAGATCGTTGTCCGATGCGCCGATCAGCACGAGGTCCGGGCGTGCGGCGATCGCGGCATCCACCTGGGCGGAGAAGTCGTGACCGTCGGACCCCTGTGCGACGAAGCCGGCGCCGGGAACGCTGAGGTTGTCGAGCCGCCAGCCGTGGTCGGCGGCCACGAGGGCCGGCCACGCCTCGGACGGATCGAGCCCGAGTCCGGACTCGATGGAGTCCCCGATCACGGCGACGTGCTCTTCGTGTGCGGCGGACGACTTCGCGACGCCGGCGATGGACGCGGCGGTCGCCGACGAGCACCCCGAGAGGGCGGTCAGAGCCAGGAGCGCGGCCGTCATCGCTGTGGCCGCTGCGGCAAGGGGGCGTCGAGCGAGCATGGCAACACCGTACGCCCGGACCCTATGGATCGGCTTTGGCCGGCCGGTGGATCGGCTCGCCGCCGAGGGGCTCAGCGGGCCAGGCCCGAGCGCAGCTCGTGCGTCAGCGAGCTGACCACCGCCTGGAGGCTGCCGCCGTTCTGCTCCGCCACCGCGAGCTGCCGCTGGTAGCTGGCGCCGGTGTCCAGGATGGTGAGGACCGTCGACAGCTCGTCGACGCATCCCAGCCGCTCGGCCTCCGGCTGCAGGTCGTCCACCAGCTCGCGCAGGGAGTCGGAGACCAGACGCTCGCTGCCGTCCGGGGCCTGGATGATCTCGGCGTCGAGGCCGTACCGGGCCGCGCGCCACTTGTTCTCGCGCACGAACCAGGGCTGAAGGGTGACCGGTTCGACTCCCGCGTCCAGCTGCCCCGACATCCGGTCGGTCAGGCAGTGGATCAGCGCGGAGACGGCGCCGACTTCGTCGGCCGTGGAGAGCCCGTCGCACGCGCGCATCTCGACCGTTCCCCACTTCGGCGACGGGCGGATGTCCCAGCGCACCTCGGAGTGGTCCTCGACGACGCCCGTGGCGACCAGGTCGTCGACGTACGCCTCGTAGTTGGCCCATGTGCCGAACTGCCACGGCAGACCGGCCGTCGGCAGCTGCTGGAACATGAGCGCGCGGTTGGAGGCGTAGCCGGTGCGCGCTCCGGCCCAGAACGGGCTGGACGCGCTGAGCGCCTGGAGATGCGGGTAGTAGGTCAGGAGGCCGTTGACGATCGGCAGCGCCTTGTCGACCGAGTCGATACCGACGTGCACGTGCACGCCCCAGATCATCATCTGCCGCCCCCACCACTGGGTGCGGTCGAGCAGACGGTCGTACCGCTCGTTCGGCGTCACCTTCTGGTCGAACCACTGCGCGAACGGATGCGTCCCCGCGCACATCAGCTCGACGCCCAGGGGATCCGTCACCTCGCGCACCAGGCCGATGAGCTCCTGGAGATCGGTGATCGCCGCAGGCACCGTGCGGTGGACGCGGCTGACCAGCTCCACCGTGTTCATCAGCAGCTCGTGGGTGATCTGGGGGTGCTCGCGCCCGTCGGGCGTTCCCAGCTCGCGCAGCACCTCGTCGGCGATCTGGACGAGGTCGCCCGTCGCGCCGTCGACGAGGGCGATCTCCCACTCGATGCCCACGGTGGAGCGCTCGGACTCCGAGAAATCGATCTGCATGCGGTCGTTCCATCCGTCCGATTGTTCAAAGCAGCGCAGTATCTGACAGAATAGCTAGTTGAGTTCGACGTACCCGACCCTCTATCCGGTGCGGCGGACGAACAAAGACCTCCTGCCGCGTGTGCCCCCACGCCCACGGCAGTCAGTTCGATACAACTCATCCATTCACACAGGAGAATCGTGGCTGTCAAAATCCGTCTGAAGCGCCTGGGCAAGATCCGCGCTCCCTACTACCGCATCGTCGTCGCCGACTCGCGCACCAAGCGCGATGGTCGCGTGATCGAGGAGATCGGTCTGTACCACCCGACCGAGGAGCCTTCGCGCATCGAGGTCGACTCCGAGCGCGCGCAGTACTGGCTCGGCGTCGGCGCCCAGCCGACCGAGCAGGTCACCGCGCTGCTCAAGCTCACCGGCGACTGGGGTCGCTTCAAGGGCGACAAGAACGCCGTGAGCACCGTCAAGGTCGCCGAGGGCAAGGCCGAGTTCGTCGCCGACGAGAAGAAGAAGCCGGTCCTCAAGCCCAAGTCCGAGAAGCCCGCCGACGTCACCGCCGAGGCGGAGGCCGTCGTCGAGGCCGAGGTCGAGCGCGAAGAGGCCGCCGAGGCCAACGTCGTCGCCGAGGCCGAGGCCATCGCGGACGACGCATCCGACGAGAAGGCCTGACGTCTTGCTCGCACCCGCGCTCACGCATCTGGTCAAGGGGATCGTCGATCACCCTGACGACGTCCACGTCGTGGCCAAGAGCTCTCCGCGTGGCGAGGTCCTCGAGGTTCGTGTGAACCCCGAGGACCTCGGCCGGGTGATCGGCCGGTCCGGCCGCACGGCGAAGGCTCTCCGCACCCTGGTCGCTGCGCTGGCCGACGGCCGGCGCGTCCGTGTCGACGTCGTCGACGACTGAGGTGGCGGACCACAAACTGCCTCGCAAGGAGGTCGCCCCCCGGCCCGGTCAGACCGAGCTGCGCGTCGGGCGCCTCACGAAGGCGCACGGCCTCAAGGGCGCGCTCAAACTGGAGCTCTTCACGGACGAACCGGAGAAGCGGTTCGTGCCGGGCGCCGTGTTCACCCTGCAGGTGCCCACCGCATCCAAGTGGCACGGCAAGACGCTCGAGCTCCGCGAGTTGCGCTGGTACAACGGCCACCCGGTCGGATTCTTCGCCGGTGTCGACGACCGCACCGAAGCCGAGACGCTGGCCAAGGCGATCCTCTGGGTCAGCCAGGACGCCGCGCAGCTCCCCGACGAGGACGACGCCTGGTATGACCACCAGCTGGTCGGCCTCGACGCGGTGCGCGACGGGGTGACCGTCGGGCGCGTCGCCCGCGTCGATCACCTCCCGGCGCAGGATCTGCTCGCCATCGCGACGGCCGGCGGCGAAGTGCTCGTCCCGTTCGTGAAGGCGATCGTGCCGGAGGTCGACATCGCCGCAGGGACGGTGACGCTCACGCCGCCCGCCGGGCTCTTCGAGGAGCTGCCGGACGACGATCCGGAGCCGGAAGGCGAGCCCGCCGCCGCGGAGGACGAGCCGGAACAGGCGCCGTCCGAGGACTGAACGACATCGAAAGAGGCCGACCCGCGCGGGTCGCCCTCTTTCGTCTGCGCCGGGACCGTGCCCGTGGCTCAGGAGACGATCGCGAGTCCGCGTCCGCGCAGCGAGCGCGCGTCGGCGCCCAGTGCGGCCACCAGCCGGTCGTGGGTGCCGACGACATGCTCGTGGATGCGCGCAGCGGCCTCGTCCGCCCGGCGCGCCGCGACGAGGGCGAGGATCTCGCGGTGCTCGTCGGCGGCATGCTCGTCGCGGGCGACCAGCCAGCGCGCGCGGGCCAGCCGGGTCATCGCGTCGGCGACGGCGTCCGCGAAGAAGGCGTTGCCCGAGAGGGCCGCGAGCCGTACGTGGAAGTCCGTCCCCGCGCGGACGGCGCCGTCGGGGGAACGGTCGCCGCCCGAGCGGTCCAGGTGCTCGGCCAGTGCCGCGAACTCGGCGTCGGAGGCGCGCGCGCAGCTGAGCCGCACCGCCGCGGACTCGACCGCGTCCCGGAACTCGCTCAGGCGCGCGATCTCGGCCAGATCGATCGGCGTGACCTGCCAGCCGCGTCCGTCCCTGCCGACGAGTCCTTCGGACTCCAGCCGCATGAGGGCGGAGCGCAGGGGAGTGCGGGAGGCTCCGAGCTCGGCCTCCAGGCCGCGCTCGGTGAGCCGGGAGCCTGGCACTCGGTCGAGGTCGAGGATCTGGGAGCGGAGGCGGTCGTAGACGCGGGACGTCTCGGCGACGGGCAGATGCTCGGACATGACGCTCCTTTGGGATACCAGCGTGGTATACCGCTAGGGTATACCCATGTTCAGCGGAACCGTGCGCCGTCCCCGCCCGTGGCTCATGCTGGCCTTCGGCGTCACCGCCCAGGCGAGCTCGACCGTCTTCGTCTCGACGCCGGCGTTCCTCATCCCGCTGCTGCACACCGAGCGCGGCCTGAGCCTCGCCCAGGCCGGTCTGCTGGCGTCCGCGCCGACCCTCGGCCTCGTTCTGACCCTGATCGCGTGGGGTGCTCTCAGCGACCGGATCGGCGAGCGGTGGGTCATCGCGTCGGGTCTGGCCATCACCGCTCTCGCGGCCGTCGCCGCCATGTTCGTCGACTCCTACCTGGCGCTCGGTGCCCTGTTCCTGGTGGGAGGGATGGCGTCGGCCAGCCCGAACGCGGCGAGCGGGCGCGTGGTGATCGGCTGGTTTCCGAAGGAACGCCGCGGTCTCGCCATGGGCATCCGCCAGATGTGCCAGCCGCTCGGGGTCGCGATCGCCGCGGTCAGCGTCCCTCTGCTCGCCGCGTCCGGCGGAATCGCTGCGGCGCTCGTCGTGCCTGCCGCGCTCTGCGGGGTGTCCGCTGTGCTGTGCGCGATCGGTATCGTCGACCCGCCCCGGCCGCCGCGGAAGGCGGCCGCGGGGGAGGACGCGCATCCCCAGGCCGTCTGGCGGCCGTACCGCGAGACGTCGTTGCTGTGGCGCATCCATGCCGTCTCCATGCTGCTCGTCGTTCCGCAGTTCACGGTCTCCACCTTCGGGCTGGTCTGGCTGGTGTCGCAGCTGCACTTCTCGTCGCTCGCCGCGGGCATCGTGATCGGTGTCAGCCAGTTCGCCGGGGCGATCGGCCGGATCGGCGTCGGAGTGCTCAGCGACCGAGTCGGCAGCCACCTCCGACCGCTCCGGTGGGTCAGCGTGTGCGCGGTCGGCGTGATGCTGCTGATGGCGACGGCCTCCGCCCTCGGCTCGGTGCCTGCGGCCGTCGTCCTCATCGTCGCGGCGATCGTCACGGTCGCCGACAACGGCCTGGCGTACACGTCGGTCGCCGAGATCGCCGGGCCGTTCTGGTCGGGGCGGGCGCTCGGAGCGCAGAACACCGGGCAGTTCCTCGCCGCATCGGTCGTCGGGCCGGCCGTCGGTGCGCTGATCGGGTGGGTCGGCTATCCGATCGCCTTCGCGGTCGTCGCGCTGTGCCCGGCGGTGGCGACACCGCTGGTGCCGCGCGACCGCGAGCTGGCGGTCGTCCCGGCCTAGCGGGGCCCTCCTAGACTCTCCGTATGCGCATCGACATCGTCACGATCTTCCCGACCTTCTTCGATGTGCTCGACATCTCGCTGCTCGGCAAGGCCCGGCAGTCGGGTCTCATCGAGCTCGGCGTCCACGATCTGCGCGACCACACGCACGACCGTCACCGGACGG
Proteins encoded:
- the rimM gene encoding ribosome maturation factor RimM (Essential for efficient processing of 16S rRNA) is translated as MADHKLPRKEVAPRPGQTELRVGRLTKAHGLKGALKLELFTDEPEKRFVPGAVFTLQVPTASKWHGKTLELRELRWYNGHPVGFFAGVDDRTEAETLAKAILWVSQDAAQLPDEDDAWYDHQLVGLDAVRDGVTVGRVARVDHLPAQDLLAIATAGGEVLVPFVKAIVPEVDIAAGTVTLTPPAGLFEELPDDDPEPEGEPAAAEDEPEQAPSED
- a CDS encoding GntR family transcriptional regulator, which encodes MSEHLPVAETSRVYDRLRSQILDLDRVPGSRLTERGLEAELGASRTPLRSALMRLESEGLVGRDGRGWQVTPIDLAEIARLSEFRDAVESAAVRLSCARASDAEFAALAEHLDRSGGDRSPDGAVRAGTDFHVRLAALSGNAFFADAVADAMTRLARARWLVARDEHAADEHREILALVAARRADEAAARIHEHVVGTHDRLVAALGADARSLRGRGLAIVS
- a CDS encoding MFS transporter; this translates as MFSGTVRRPRPWLMLAFGVTAQASSTVFVSTPAFLIPLLHTERGLSLAQAGLLASAPTLGLVLTLIAWGALSDRIGERWVIASGLAITALAAVAAMFVDSYLALGALFLVGGMASASPNAASGRVVIGWFPKERRGLAMGIRQMCQPLGVAIAAVSVPLLAASGGIAAALVVPAALCGVSAVLCAIGIVDPPRPPRKAAAGEDAHPQAVWRPYRETSLLWRIHAVSMLLVVPQFTVSTFGLVWLVSQLHFSSLAAGIVIGVSQFAGAIGRIGVGVLSDRVGSHLRPLRWVSVCAVGVMLLMATASALGSVPAAVVLIVAAIVTVADNGLAYTSVAEIAGPFWSGRALGAQNTGQFLAASVVGPAVGALIGWVGYPIAFAVVALCPAVATPLVPRDRELAVVPA